Within Spinacia oleracea cultivar Varoflay chromosome 4, BTI_SOV_V1, whole genome shotgun sequence, the genomic segment CCGTTACGTAGTCCAAATCAGCTTGTGGGGTTCAGTTATAAAAGCATATGAAATTACGTTTTTAGCCCCGCTTGTGTCCATATTGGACACAAGCCACTTGTGGTTTAGACAGCCTCCCACATCCAATCTTATGAATGAAAAAATTATGCTGATTTCAGAAAATAAAAACACTAAATTTGAGTAAATGTTTTTTACCATCTCTCTCTTACGAAATATATCTTGTTCTCGGATATACCGTGTGTTTAAAGTGACACATGCATTTGATGGTGTTTATTTTGCTCGTTTTGTAAGTTTTGCCAAATTTAAATTCGAATATTTCATATAATTGAAAAAGTTACGTTTGTGATCGgatatttttcatatttatGCTTAATAAGTTAAAATTATATGAATCAAACATTACATACACTTTGTAATAGAATATGTATACTTCATAGTTATTAGATCTAAATGAACACAATGTGTGCTTGAATTTCAAGCATGTATAGTAACTCATAGgaagtactccgtaatacatcaaaaaaataaaattgataaTATTAGATTTTAGAAAAGTGCATGAAAAAGTATAGCGTTTTAATATTTTTCGTGGACACCAAACTCCTCAAATAGTGActtaaaaattgaaatattttcggaataaTAAAGTCACATTTTGCGGTTACTAGCTGGTTACgatgtttttcttattatttaggcaaatttgcaaaaaatgaccttttatactCCAATTTTTGCCAGAAAGAAcattacataattttttttgtaaaatcacaccttaacgtatttttatttttttttgcgaaagacaactaAAGGAAAGTTTCCTGCATTGACTGGGTTTtctcggccattgacttgcacgtctgcagcacgtgtggcttcaTTTTACATTTAACTTGTAAAAAAGAGCACGTTTAGTGGAAACGAAACAAGTTCACTTAAACACGACACAATATATCAAAATCGAGCACTACCAATAAACATCACTTTCACATTGCGTTTtattgaaaatgtaacaaaatgAAGCtacacgtgcaagtcaatggccgaaaaagcttagtcaatgccggaaacttctcttacgttgtctttcgcaaaaaagtattacattaaggtttttttttttacattggCTAATGTCAACATTTATTAATACAGAAAAGTTACATATTAACATTACAAACTACAAATATAATTAATACTCTGCTTGTTGGCCTTTGATCGTCTCCTCCACCTTGCACACTCACATTTCTTTTTTCACTTGGGATGTAGCTTGGGCAATAAACAGTAAGGAAAACTCCGAACTTGTAAAACCTGAAAGAGGACGAAAGAACACAGAACGATAAAAATTTCACGAAATGGTTGCAACAACCTTGTAAGCAATGGGAAATGCTCACGGACAAGCAAGGTACCCTTAAGAACGGGTACACACAGTCCTCTCGTTGACCAAGAAGGACTAGAATTAGTTAACATGTTATGAACCCCAAACTTTTTCATTTGGGGAGCAGTCTTCGGATAAACATTTGTGAAGGTAATGAGAGCACATCTCATCAACAAACTGAAATAAACAACCAAACCCCGTGAATACCATACACTCCAATAGTCACCCCTACGACTCTCTTTCTCCATCTTCACGCCTGACATACTACCCTCAAAAGTAGTATCATCATGGACAAGCCCATAAAAACTACGATTGCCTTACTTTCGACAATCAAAGGGGAAACACTTAATCCCAAAAACTCAAAAACCCTCATCGTCGGACATTCACACACAGAACACCCAACCATTAACCAACCTTGCAATTCCAGCAAAAAAATAGAGGAACCAACAATCCCAACCTTAACAATTCCAACAAAAGAGAGTAAACTTTCAACCAGAAGAAACTTAAAATAACTAAACACTATTAAAAGTACTCAGGCTAACAAAGTACATAGTGTAGGATAAAAGCCACACCAACACCCAAAAACCAACGACACGGTGGATAGATCCCCAAATCGGACGAAACAATTAATACCAAACCGGAAACAATAACCTaatctttacctttaccgtAAAGATCGGCGTTTTCCGACATTACAAGACGGCGGCGATGCAGTTAATAAAATCTCTAACCAAATATTTAACTTTACCGTCAAGATCGGCGTTTTTCGACACTACGAGACGGCGGAGATCCAATTAGTCTTGGTATTAAAATACCCGAtgaacaaatctgaaaatcctCCCTCCTTTGTACCCAACGAAGGTGGCTTGTAGTTAGATCCGGCGAGTGAGACACACTAGAAGGAATTAAAGCTTACTTTGTGAACGAAGCTTGCTCCCCTCTTCTTTTTCTCTAACGGTGGGACAAAATGACCCTTGTTTTAACCTATAGAGGATGAGAAATCCGGCTCGTTGGCGACCTTATGGAGCTGGTGAAGCTCAGGTCGGGCTCCATCAAGCCGGCGGCGGGTAGAATTTGAAGAGCGGAGAGGGTGTTTTTAGGGAggaaatttagagagagaaaggaaatttacattaaggtgttatttcaaaaaaaaaattatataaggtcctttctcgcagaatttgggttataaaaggtcctttttggcaaattttccaATTAGTTATAATATTTGAAGTACTAGTTAAATGTATGTGTgaaatctatattattaaagcggGAGTGGTGGTTAATGTGAGAGCTCCAAAACCCCAATATTCCTCTCTCGGCTACTCTCCTATTTTGAAAACAATTGAAAAAGATAAGGAGAATAATTGACTAAACATttaaagaaaaaatgaataaaagggAAGCAATATCAAccgaataagaaaaataaagttattaaattgacaaacaaatgaaaaaaaaaagaaaaaaaaagaaaagtaatTAAATTGACAGAcaaatgaaaacaaaaaaagGGGAAACAATACATAATCGTAACTAACATCAATTAATAACAATccataatagtaataatagtaataatagtaataattatAACAATTACCAGCTTCTCTTTGGCTCTCCTCCCCTAAAAACTACATCAGGGAAATGTACAAAAGCTTGTGTACAAACCAACCTCATACTCATTGGGCTAAGCAAGTCTGGAACAGATATAGTGTACCAAGGCACAGGTTCACTATGTGGTTAGCTAGTCAGGACAGACTGAAAACTAAATCAAGACTGCTTAAGGTGGGGATTGGTTTGGATAGCAACTGTGCTATTTGTGATACCTCTGAAGAAACAGTTAGCCACTTGTTCTTTGGCTGTAATTATAGCAAAGAATGCAGAAACTTGATTTTGCTATGGCTAGGGCTGCCTTGCTACAATGGTGATCTAAACAAGCTCCTAAAGTGGGCTAGGAAGCAAGGGTCCAGTAAGTTTACCAGGCAGACCATTTACACTGCATGTGCTGGGCTAGTGTACCACGTGTGGAAAGCAAGAAACACTGCAGTTTGGGAAGCTAGTGTTCCTTCAGTACAACACACTGTTGAGAGGATTCAGAAGGACACTAAAGGCAGAATTCAACAATTGCTAGGGAAGAAAGTTAGAAACTCTGAGTTGAATTGGTTTCATTCTTTGTGATTCACAGTTGTTTTAGGCTAGCTAGTTCAGTTAGCCTTTCAGTTTGTTTCCTTTGTTGGAGGAAGCTTAGTTTGTAAA encodes:
- the LOC130471384 gene encoding uncharacterized protein; its protein translation is MWLASQDRLKTKSRLLKVGIGLDSNCAICDTSEETVSHLFFGCNYSKECRNLILLWLGLPCYNGDLNKLLKWARKQGSSKFTRQTIYTACAGLVYHVWKARNTAVWEASVPSVQHTVERIQKDTKGRIQQLLGKKVRNSELNWFHSL